The genomic DNA AAAGAAACCGGACACTATGTCCTTTTCGAGATCAATGGTTCGGGCCAAGAAATTCTCGAACTCGAACGACGTATGCGCGTTAATGACATGATCATTCGGTATATGACTGTCCGCGTTGACGAGGATCGCAAAAAGGCAGAAGCGATAAAGGCGAAGCGCGAAGCCCGCAATTCGAAGAAGACGGCTAAATTCCGCAATACGGAAGAAGCAGCGGAGGCACCGGCCGAGGCATAAACGCCCTTGGCGAAAGGAGAAAGTTATGGCAGAAAGAGAAAGAGAAATGGAAATCATGAATGACAGAGACGGCCTCGGTGTCGGCGAAGACGTCATTGGCGATCGCCCGCGTCGATATCAGCGTCGCCGTCCCAAGCAGATGGTGCCTGATTATCTAGACTGGAAAGATGTCGATTATTTAAGGCAGTTTGTTCCTGAACGCGGAAAGATCATGCCGAGACGCATTTCGGGCATTTCTGCAAAAGATCAGCGCCGCCTCGCGACGGCGATCAAACGTGCAAGAGCGATGGCAATGCTGCCGTTTGTCGCGGACTAAGACGAGGAGAACATTTATCATGGCAAATACAACAATTTTATTACGCGAAGATATCGAGCATGTCGGCGGACGCGGCGAGATCGTGAAGGTCAAGGCCGGCTACGCTCGAAACTATCTGTTGCCGCAAAAGTTTGCGACGCTCGCAACCAAAGGTAACGTCAAACAGATCGAACAGGAACGTGCGGCTCTCTTAAAGCGGGCCGCGATCGAAAAAGCGACTGCTGAAGCTCAACTCGAGCAGATGTCGACCATCGCGCTTACGTTCGAACGAAAGTCCGGTGAACACGGAACGCTTTTTGGTTCTGTCACGTCAATGGACATCGCCGAGGCTCTAAACGCCAAAGGCTACGAGATAGACCGGCGTAAGATCGTCCTCAAGGAAGCGATCAAGGAAACAGGCGAATATACCGTCAGCGTCAAACTTCATCGCGAAGTCACGCTCGCAGTGCCTGTCCGTGTAACAGGCGAAGGCGGCGAAATGCCGGTGAAGGAAGAAGCTGTTAAGGTCGAAGAGCCGAAAATCGAAACTCCGGTCGAAGCGGCACCAGTGGTTGAAGAAATAGTCGCCGAGGAAGTCGCAACTGACGAACCGGCAATCGAAAATTCCGAAGACGAAGCTGCGGCATAGTTATTTAGGGAATAGTTAATAAGCCCGAAACTTCGTCAACGCGAGGTTTCGGGCTTTTTATTTCGGTCGAATATAAATTCGGCATTCGTTAAGTCGCGTTCACGTCGCTATAATCTTTAGAATGCCACGATAATGAGTGTCGTTCAACGAAAACTTTCCAATTCGTTCAAAGCATTTTTCGATTCCGAAAGATCGAGCGGGATCGTGCTTATTATCTGCACGCTGATATCGCTAGCGCTGGCAAATTCGGCGTTGGGTGAGAGCTACCTTGGCATGTGGCAAATGTATCTGGGCGGCCTCAGCATCGAGCATTGGATAAACGATGCTTTGATGGCAGTCTTTTTTCTGCTTATCGGCCTCGAACTGGAACGCGAACTCTACAACGGTGAACTTTCGAGCCTAAAAAACGCACTATTGCCCATTTTTGCTGCAATCGGTGGAATTTGTGTTCCGGCGTTGATCCACTTCTTTTTTAATCGCGGTCTGGAAACACAAGCCGGAATGGGCATTCCGATGGCAACGGATATTGCATTTGCTTTGGGTGTACTGGCATTGATCGGCAGCCGGATTCCCGCTTCGCTCAAGGTTTTTCTGACGGCACTTGCCGTGATGGATGATCTAGGTGCGATCATTGTTATCGCAGTATTTTACACGGCAAAATTGTCGGCGATCTACCTCGGGTTATCGTTGCTGACATGGGCTTTCCTTATTGTCCTCAATCGCTACTTCAAAGTTCTTTCGCTCGTCCCTTATTTGATAGGCGGTGTTCTGATGTGGTACCTAATGCTCAAATCGGGCGTACATGCGACGATCGCCGGTGTGCTGCTTGGGTTTGCGATACCGTTTTCTACGAAAGAGGATGACGAAGAATCTCCATCTCATCGTCTCGAACATTTTCTACACACGCCTGTTGCGTTCGTGATCTTACCGATATTCGCCCTCGCTAATACGGGTATCATCATCGGCTCAGAATCACTGAAGACGCTCGCAAATCCAAACGAGATCGGCATAATGGCGGGACTTGTCCTCGGCAAGCCGCTCGGGATAACGCTGCTTTGCTTTATCGTTGTCACGCTCGGCGTCTGCCGGCTACCGCTCGATCTGAACTGGAAACACGTTTTCGGCGCCGGACTGCTCGGCGGTATCGGATTTACGATGTCGATCTTCATAACGAATCTCGCCTTCGCCGGAAATGCGATTGAAATAACTGGCTCCAAAATGGCGATCCTGCTTGCATCACTGACCGCCGGGACGATCGGGTTCATCTGGCTCAAACTGTTTGGAAAGCCCGAAGATACTGACGAAGATATGGATGCGATGGACTTTCACGAGACGGAAATGAACTGACGAAAAATCGTTTCAGATTCTTTGTCAGGGTCTCTCGATGGGAGTAATATTAGAGACTGCAATTCCTAATTTGCGGTCTTTTTTCTGGCGTGAACGGCAATCTCCCAGGCCCGTTTGCCTTCATATTCGATTCTTTTGGAGCATTTTCAACCGATGGCGAGCGTATATCCCGAATCCCGGCGAGAACAGTATTTGGAAAAGCCACTTCCCAGCAACGAGGAAAGTGAGCGCGTCATTCTGGGTGCGATCCTGCTCGACAATTCAGTTATTGCCCAAGCCGTCGAGCATCTCAAGCCCGAGGATTTTTACTCGCCGCTTAATCGCCGGGTGTTTGCGGCGATGATCGCTCTTTTTGAAAAACAAAGGCAGATCGATCCTATTCTGATCGGCGAAGAACTCAAAAAAGAAGGCTCGCTCGAATCGATCGGCGGAACATCAACGATCACGAATCTCACGTTTGGTCTGCCGCATTTTTCGAATGTCGAAGAGTATATCAAGGTCGTCCGCGACAAATCGGTCGTCCGCAATCTTATCCGCACCTGCAACGCCATTACGGGCGAAGCGCTAGCGGAAGAGGACGATGCTGAGAACATACTCGACCATGCCGAGCAACAGATCTTCGCCATTGCCGAGGCTCGAACATCGCAGAGTTTCTCACGTATCGGACCTGTTGCCGACCGTGTGATCGTCCGTGTTCGAGAGCACGCTGAAAAGGGCGGTTCTGCAGGGATCACTGGGCTTTCGACTGGTTACTACGAGCTAGACGAGATCACGTCGGGGCTTCAGCGTACGGATCTCATCATCGTCGCGGCTCGTCCTTCGATGGGCAAAACGGCCCTTTGTCTGAATCTGGCACAGAACGCCGCTCTAAATTCCAACGCGATCGTTGCCGTATTCTCGCTCGAAATGTCTAAGGAGCAACTCGTAACTCGTATGCTCTCGTCAGAGGCTCGCGTCAATGCTCACCGTTTCCGCACGGGCCATCTGATGACAAAAGAATGGGAAAAGCTGGCAGAGGCGATCGGCGTACTCTCGGACGCCAGGCTATTTATCGATGACACGCCCGGCATCTCGGTGCTCGAAATGCGTGCCAAATGCCGCCGTCTCGCTGCGGAACAAAAAGGCCTCGACCTTGTCGTTGTCGATTATCTGCAGCTAATGTCCGGCGGAAAACGCACTGAATCGCGACAGCAGGAAGTGTCGCAGATCTCGCGTGAGCTAAAAGCTCTTGCAAAGGAGCTAAATGTGCCTGTCGTAGCACTATCGCAGCTTTCTCGAGCTCCGGAGGCACGAAATCCGCCCAAACCGCTGATGAGCGACCTTCGCGAATCCGGAAGTATCGAGCAGGACGCCGATGTCGTGGCGTTCATTTTCCGCGAGGATTATTACAACGAGACGGACGAAAACAAGGGCCTCGCCGAGCTGATAATCTCCAAGCAGCGTAACGGGCCGACCGGGACCGTGCGTTTAGCGTTCCTAAAGGAATTCACCAGGTTTGAGAATTACATCGGCGGGTAGTCAGACCCAACTGCGGTGGCGGGTGGTTTAAGCCAACCAACTTGAATGTTTCGCCCGTACTATCGTGCGGGCTTGTGTAACCGACGTACTATGACAAACGATCTACGCTATCCGATCGGCGAATTTGATCGGGATTACGAAGTTTCGACGGCCGCCAGGGCTGCTCGTATTCAGATTATCAAAGACCTACAATCTGCAGTGGCGGCTGCGGTCGCGGGGCTTAATGAAGACCAGCTAGACACTGAATATCGTCCTGACGGTTGGACGGTTCGGCAGACGGTTCATCACATTGCGGACAGCCACTCAAATTCGTTGACACGATTCAAACTTGCTCTTACCGAGGACGAACCTCCGACGATCAGGCCATATTACGAAGATCGCTGGGCCGAGCTTGCCGATAGCAAATTACCGATTGATATATCGCTTAGAATGATCGATTCGCTGCACATTCGCTGGGTGGCATTGCTCGATTCTATGACGGATGCTGACTACCAAAAGACATTTATCCATCCGGAAACCGGCGAGTGGCCGCTCGAAGGTGCGTTGGCTCTCTATGCTTGGCATTCGCTGCATCACACGGCTCATATCACGCATCTGCGTGAACGCGAGGGTTGGTAACGGATATTTTAGCCGCAGATCAGAGCAGCATGCGCGGATCAGGAAATTTCCGATTATTTTCCTAATACCTGCGTCATTTGCGTTGATAGCCATCAAGTATTTCTTGTCCTCTCGAAAGTCAGAACATGATCGAAAGAACCCAAAGACTTGTTTCCCTCGATGTATTTCGCGGTATGACCATCGCGGGGATGGTGCTTGTCAATAATCCGGGCGGATCGCCGGTCTATTGGCCGCTCGAACACGCCGAATGGCACGGCCTGACGCCGACCGATTGGATATTTCCTTTCTTTATTTTCATCGTTGGTGTTTCGATCGCAATTAGCCTGGGCAAACGCGTCGGCGAGAAACCGGATGTCTCCGCATATTGGCGGATTGGTAAGCGGGCCATTTCGATCTACCTGCT from Acidobacteriota bacterium includes the following:
- the rpsF gene encoding 30S ribosomal protein S6, whose protein sequence is MAKRTYEVMYIVNPETEGEKIEKLNEAVGKLIEKEGGEIVRMDDIGIRNLAYPIQKKETGHYVLFEINGSGQEILELERRMRVNDMIIRYMTVRVDEDRKKAEAIKAKREARNSKKTAKFRNTEEAAEAPAEA
- a CDS encoding 30S ribosomal protein S18, producing MVPDYLDWKDVDYLRQFVPERGKIMPRRISGISAKDQRRLATAIKRARAMAMLPFVAD
- a CDS encoding 50S ribosomal protein L9, producing MANTTILLREDIEHVGGRGEIVKVKAGYARNYLLPQKFATLATKGNVKQIEQERAALLKRAAIEKATAEAQLEQMSTIALTFERKSGEHGTLFGSVTSMDIAEALNAKGYEIDRRKIVLKEAIKETGEYTVSVKLHREVTLAVPVRVTGEGGEMPVKEEAVKVEEPKIETPVEAAPVVEEIVAEEVATDEPAIENSEDEAAA
- the nhaA gene encoding Na+/H+ antiporter NhaA, which gives rise to MSVVQRKLSNSFKAFFDSERSSGIVLIICTLISLALANSALGESYLGMWQMYLGGLSIEHWINDALMAVFFLLIGLELERELYNGELSSLKNALLPIFAAIGGICVPALIHFFFNRGLETQAGMGIPMATDIAFALGVLALIGSRIPASLKVFLTALAVMDDLGAIIVIAVFYTAKLSAIYLGLSLLTWAFLIVLNRYFKVLSLVPYLIGGVLMWYLMLKSGVHATIAGVLLGFAIPFSTKEDDEESPSHRLEHFLHTPVAFVILPIFALANTGIIIGSESLKTLANPNEIGIMAGLVLGKPLGITLLCFIVVTLGVCRLPLDLNWKHVFGAGLLGGIGFTMSIFITNLAFAGNAIEITGSKMAILLASLTAGTIGFIWLKLFGKPEDTDEDMDAMDFHETEMN
- the dnaB gene encoding replicative DNA helicase; translation: MASVYPESRREQYLEKPLPSNEESERVILGAILLDNSVIAQAVEHLKPEDFYSPLNRRVFAAMIALFEKQRQIDPILIGEELKKEGSLESIGGTSTITNLTFGLPHFSNVEEYIKVVRDKSVVRNLIRTCNAITGEALAEEDDAENILDHAEQQIFAIAEARTSQSFSRIGPVADRVIVRVREHAEKGGSAGITGLSTGYYELDEITSGLQRTDLIIVAARPSMGKTALCLNLAQNAALNSNAIVAVFSLEMSKEQLVTRMLSSEARVNAHRFRTGHLMTKEWEKLAEAIGVLSDARLFIDDTPGISVLEMRAKCRRLAAEQKGLDLVVVDYLQLMSGGKRTESRQQEVSQISRELKALAKELNVPVVALSQLSRAPEARNPPKPLMSDLRESGSIEQDADVVAFIFREDYYNETDENKGLAELIISKQRNGPTGTVRLAFLKEFTRFENYIGG
- the bstA gene encoding bacillithiol transferase BstA produces the protein MTNDLRYPIGEFDRDYEVSTAARAARIQIIKDLQSAVAAAVAGLNEDQLDTEYRPDGWTVRQTVHHIADSHSNSLTRFKLALTEDEPPTIRPYYEDRWAELADSKLPIDISLRMIDSLHIRWVALLDSMTDADYQKTFIHPETGEWPLEGALALYAWHSLHHTAHITHLREREGW